A stretch of the Uranotaenia lowii strain MFRU-FL chromosome 3, ASM2978415v1, whole genome shotgun sequence genome encodes the following:
- the LOC129751834 gene encoding calcium homeostasis endoplasmic reticulum protein has translation MDIPPPPNDIELKNIIDKLAEFVARNGPEFESMTKSKQKGNPKFSFLFGGEYYNYYQYRVSSKQAMMKQQAGHPPPLMGSSQSNAQSNNNNNPMPQIWSNPPPPAQPTPPAAPPPQAQAAVISAQIAAQIEAINTQQNALREQIRQSELNLQAQHGVLLQQQQAQIDESVTRAQNDALVKQADEHKILLNEFDAKLQPIIDSCTKDSISNGKSWILQYCTDSGKSQIISQYLLRKTLMAGVMFTQKLHLIYLVNDVIHHCIRKRNDDLKKSLENSVIPMFCNAQITATEEQRAKLSKLLSLWESKGNFFDACVISKLKSPPSSLQEYQNSLLTQYSAIVQQITQATKATLDNYQQQHQAFVQHASQQMTLLEKQKQQIEQQAIKAALVVQQQQQQQQLQQPLPLLPELGSGSSNNGLGHNNPLVAGNRPNDRDVSIPSLLDQNINFNLLSGAIQNLQSLTAQNNRGNDDGGRNNLLGDNRVGNNYSHSSDESTSGNKNGDYSLPPPNFPIPDMSRPPPGMHQMPFNPREDDDNNNYDGRGDDFDDPPPQDDDRDDQELDARDDQEYPEEEPPEEAPQQLTPSIPYFELPAGLMVPLIRLEDFNYHALEPDDIRLPPPAPPNDRLLSAVEAFYAPPSHERPRDGEGWEKLALYEYFKVKNASRKQKEEELANGLRERSRSPTPIDPDWLKATKKQKKRVYRSRSRSRSRSRDRSRSRSPRHGRNRTRSRSRSRSRSRSRSRSPRRTSGGSRGRSRSPIRRDRDRSREPRRSPTPPSFGGSGFGSKMVVNPFAEDNIMPISGVVSAATQGTGGEVWGGHDREGLGSFGARNSDPYESFRKNKGAAFITRMKARSDDR, from the exons ATGGATATTCCACCTCCTCCCAATG ATATCGAACTGAAAAACATCATCGACAAGCTTGCGGAATTTGTTGCTCGCAACGGTCCGGAGTTTGAATCGATGACCAAGTCCAAACAGAAAGGAAATCCCAAGTTCTCCTTTCTATTCGGTGGCGAATACTACAACTACTATCAATACCGGGTCAGCAGTAAGCAAGCGA TGATGAAACAGCAAGCTGGTCATCCGCCACCATTGATGGGCTCGTCCCAGTCGAATGCACAatcaaataacaataacaatccGATGCCCCAGATTTGGTCTAATCCCCCGCCGCCGGCACAACCGACACCTCCGGCTGCGCCACCGCCACAGGCTCAGGCAGCTGTGATTAGCGCACAGATTGCGGCACAGATCGAAGCAATAAACACCCAGCAGAACGCTTTGCGCGAACAGATCCGCCAATCGGAGCTAAACCTTCAAGCCCAGCATGGA GTTCTGCTCCAGCAACAGCAAGCGCAAATCGACGAATCGGTGACCCGCGCACAGAATGATGCGCTGGTTAAGCAGGCAGACGAGCACAAAATACTGCTAAACGAGTTCGATGCTAAACTACAACCAATTATCGATTCTTGCACCAAAGATAGCATCTCTAATG GAAAAAGCTGGATTTTACAGTATTGTACCGATTCGGGAAAATCTCAAATTATTTCGCAGTATCTTTTGAGAAA GACGCTGATGGCGGGAGTGATGTTCACGCAGAAATTACATCTGATTTATTTAGTTAACGATGTAATCCATCACTG cattcggaaACGTAATGACGACCTCAAGAAAAGTTTAGAAAACTCAGTCATACCAATGTTCTGCAACGCGCAGATAA CGGCCACCGAGGAACAGCGCGCTAAGCTATCGAAATTGCTTTCGTTGTGGGAATCAAAGGGTAACTTTTTCGATGCATGCGTGATATCAAAACTCAAATCGCCTCCGTCGTCCCTACAAGAGTATCAGAACTCATTGCTCACTCAATACTCGGCCATCGTTCAACAAATCACCCAAGCAACAAAGGCAACGTTGGACAA tTACCAGCAGCAACATCAAGCATTCGTTCAGCATGCTAGTCAGCAAATGACTCTACTTgaaaagcaaaaacaacaaatcgAACAACAAGCCATAAAGGCTGCCTTGGTcgttcaacaacaacaacaacagcagcagcttcaGCAGCCATTGCCACTTCTGCCAGAGTTAGGATCTGGTTCGAGTAACAACGGTCTTGGTCATAACAACCCTCTCGTGGCCGGAAATCGACCAAATGATCGTGACGTATCAATTCCATCGTTGTTAGAccaaaacatcaattttaatcTATTGTCCGGTGCAATACAAAACCTACAAAGTTTAACCGCACAGAACAACAGGGGAAACGACGACGGAGGTAGGAACAACTTGCTCGGTGACAACAGAGTCGGGAATAACTATTCG cattctTCCGATGAAAGTACCAGTGGTAACAAAAATGGAGATTATTCTCTGCCACCTCCAAACTTCCCCATCCCAGATATGTCCAGACCACCTCCAGGGATGCATCAAATGCCTTTCAACCCTAGGGAGGATGATGATAACAACAACTATGACGGCAGAGGAGATGATTTCGACGATCCGCCTCCGCAGGATGATGACCGTGACGATCAGGAATTAGACGCTCGTGACGATCAAGAATATCCCGAGGAAGAACCACCCGAAGAAGCTCCTCAGCAATTAACACCTTCTATTCCATACTTCGAACTACCTGCAGGGTTAATGGTTCCATTGATTCGTTTAGAGGATTTCAATTATCACGCCTTGGAACCGGACGATATACGACTGCCGCCACCAGCACCGCCAAACGATCGTTTGCTCTCAGCTGTAGAAGCCTTCTATGCACCACCCAGTCATGAAAGACCCCGTGATGGAGAAGGATGGGAGAAGTTAGCACTATACGAAtactttaaagttaaaaatgctTCACGCAAGCAGAAGGAAGAAGAACTCGCCAATGGCCTTCGGGAGCGTTCTAGATCCCCAACGCCTATCGATCCTGATTGGTTGAAGGCtaccaaaaaacagaaaaaacgaGTTTACCGGTCACGCAGTCGCAGTCGATCTAGATCCCGAGATCGATCGCGTTCCCGCTCCCCAAGGCATGGTCGAAATAGAACTCGCTCTCGGTCACGTTCAAGATCTCGCTCGAGATCAAGGTCTAGGTCACCAAGACGAACGTCTGGCGGTAGCCGAGGCAGAAGTCGTTCACCGATACGGAGGGATCGCGACCGATCGAGAGAACCCAGACGGTCTCCTACCCCACCAAGTTTTGGAGGCAGCGGATTCGGTAGTAAAATGGTAGTGAATCCGTTTGCCGAAGACAACATCATGCCTATTAGTGGGGTAGTAAGTGCGGCAACCCAAGGCACCGGTGGAGAAGTTTGGGGTGGACATGATCGAGAAGGCTTGGGATCGTTTGGTGCAAGAAACTCAGATCCGTATGAAAGTTTCCGAAAAAATAAAGGAGCAGCATTTATAACACGCATGAAAGCTAGATCTGATGACAGATAA